The Candidatus Binatia bacterium region ATGCGATCGTCGAGCACGATGAGCCGGTGATGGAGCTCCCGGTGCCGCCCGAGCGTGAAGAGGATGCGGCGATGGGGAAGATCATCTCCGAGATGATCCCCAATGGTGCGACCATTCAGCTCGGGATCGGCGGCGTCCCGAACGCGGTAGCCAAGAGCCTCATGCAGCACCGCGATCTGGGCATCCACACGGAGATGTTCGTAGACGCGATGGCGGATCTCATCGAGTCGGGCGTCGCGAACGGTTCGCGAAAGGCGACCCACGTAGGCAAGGCGATTTTCGCCTTCGCCGCCGGATCGAAGCGAATGTACGATTTCCTGGACGACAATCCCTGCCTGGAAGCGCACCCGGTCGACTACACGAATCACCCGGCGAACATCGCGAAGAACGACGGTCTGATCTCGGTCAACGCGACGATTCAGATCGATCTGACCGGACAGTGTTGCTCGGAATCCATGGGCGCCGCGCAGTTCAGCGGGACCGGCGGTCAGCTCGACTTCGTTCGAGGCGCCTTCGACGCCGGAGGGAAGTCGATCATCGCGTTCTACTCGACGGCGAAGAACGGCGCCGTATCGCGCGTCGTGCCGAGGTTGACCGAAGGTGCGGTCGTGACCACGCCGCGGACCGATGTGCACTACGTCGTTTCGGAGTATGGCGTCGCCCGCCTCAAGGGCCGCTCGACCCGGGAGCGCGCGGAGGCCCTGATCTCCCTCGCGCATCCCAAGTTCCGAGAGGATCTGACCCGATCGGCGGCGGAAATGGGTTACCTGGCGGGCTAGGGCCCCCTGCAACTCGGCCGGTCCCGGCTTCGAGACAGGGGGTGACGTGCACGATCGGAGCGCGGTAGTCGCTCCGACCCGACATTATGGGGAGTAATCGGCGTCCTGCTGTGGACTTCGCAATGCTAGCGGGGCCACAATGACTGTCTTCTGGGCCGGGTGCCGACCCACTCCCCCTGGAGGGGCCATGAGCCTTTGCCGAGTTTCGAGCGTCACGCCCGTGTTCATTGTCTGCGCACTCCTTTTGCTGATAACTCGGGCTGAGGCGGCGCCCAGCGAGCCGGCCTTTGCGGTCGGCGGCGAGTCCTTCGCGACTTGGCGCGATTACTACACCTCGAACTACTTCGAGCAGACCGGCAAGCGCTGCGGGAAGCCGAAGTCGGTAATCCCCCAGTCGGTGGCGCCGTCGGACTGTACGTTCTCGCTTACGATCCCGTCGACAGACTACGACACCGTCGACATCTACGAGGTTCCCGTCGTCGTTCACATCATCGAACACTCGAACGGTCAGGGGCAGATCTCCGATGCGTTGGTGAACAGCCAGATCGATGTTCTCAACGAGGACTTCCGTGCACTGGCCGGAACGCCGGGCGCGCCGGGCTACGACGTGGGCATTCAGTTCGCATTGGCGTCGACGGATCCGAGCGGAAACCCGACGACAGGCATCACCCGTACGGTGAACAACACGTGGTTCGGCGACAGTGGCACGTATTACGACACCCTCGCGTGGAACACCGCCGAGTACATGAACATCTACACGAACGACGCGGGAGGGTATCTCGGTTACGTTCCGAATCTGCCGCAGGGTGGTCTGGCGGGGAGCAACGTGGACCGTGTTGTCATTCTCTGGAGTGCCTTCGGTCGGAACTCGCTCGGCGGCCCGCCCTACGATCAGGGCCGTACGCTCACGCACGAGGTCGGTCACTACCTGGGCCTCGAGCACACGTTCAGCGGGGGATGCGCTTCGGCGACGCCGCCGAACTGCTACTCGAGCGGCGATCTCATCTGCGACACGAACTCCGAGGCGAGCTCGAACTTCGGCTGTTCCGTCGGCGCGAACAGCTGTAGTTCCCTCGATCCGATCGAGAACTACATGGACTACAGCGACGACACCTGCATGGATCGTTTCACCGACGAGCAGTCGCATCGCATCCGGTGCAGCCTCCTGAACTACCGCTCGGACCTGTACGCGATCTCGAATCCGGGGGTCTGCGGGAACGATGTCATCGAGCCGGGCGAGGCCTGTGATGGTTCGGACCCCGGCAACTGCCCGACGGGCGTCTGCGATCCGGATTGTACCTGCGAGGACCCGGTCTGCGGCAACAACGTCCTGGAGGTCGGCGAGGTCTGCGATGGGACCGATGACGCGGCGTGTCCTGGAGAATGCACGGGCGCTTGCGAGTGCCCGACCACCTGTGGGAACGGCGTCTGCGACGCGGGCGAGGATGCGACCATCTGCGCCGCCGACTGCGGCTGTGCCGCACCTGGCGCGTGTGGTGTACAGGCCCCGGATGGTTGTTACTGCGATGAGGGCTGCGTCGGGTTGGGAGACTGCTGTGCGGACGCGTGTTCGGCCTGCACCATCGGATGTTCGCTCGTCGCGACCTGCGGCAGCACCCCGACGACTCCCTGTCGCGATACCTCACCCCTGGGTGCCACCCTCACGATCAAGGACAGCGCGAACGACGCGAAGGACAAGCTGATCTTCAAGATCAAGCGAGGCGACGCCACGGCCACTGCCGACTTTCTCGACCCACTCACCGCAGGGAGCACGGCGAGCCTGTGTGTCTACGACAGCTCTGCGACAACGCAGCCTCTGCTCGGGGCATCGGTGGCGAGCGGCGGCGTCTGCGCCGGCAAGGACTGTTGGAAGCCGAGGTCGACGACCGGCTTCAAGTACGTGAACAAGAGCGGCGACCCGTCGGGCATCACGACCCTCCAGCTGAAGCAGGGCATGGCGGGGAAGGCGCAGGTTCAGGCCAAGGCGAAGGGGACTCTCCTCGAGACGCCGGCGCTTCCGCTCCAGTTCCCCGTCACGGTCCAGTTCCTGATCGACGATGGTGTGACGACGAGTTGTTGGGAAAGCGAGTTCAGCACGGCTCTCAGGAACGATGCGGTCCAGGTGAAGGCGAAGGGCCCGTGATTCGCGGCCGGCGGGGCGGTGCAGGCGAAGCTCTTTACTGCGGATATTCGGCCCCGAATCGTGCATGAACGCAGTTCATTGCACGTGCGCAGTCAAATGTTCGTTCTTTCGCGTGGAGCAGTTCCCGGCGGTCGGCGTTCGAAGTGCCCGCGAATACTGCTGTTTTCTCGAGAAGCTTGACGCGGCTTGAGGCGAAGCGCGCGGTGTCGCTCGGCATGTTTCTGGCGTAGCGTTCTCTATATGCCGCGTAAGTATGGAAGCCAGGGCGGTTCGCCCGAGCGTCGGATTACGATTCCGGTGCCGCAGGAGCTGAGTGATCGGATCGATGCCGCAGTGCACGGTCGTCCGGGAGAGACACTGAAGTCTCTCATTCTTCGGGCGGTTGAGAGCGAGATCGATCATCTGGAGGTGGAGCGGGGCTCCGCAGGGGTCTCACTGCCGTTTCCTGTGGCGCCCGGCCGTCCCCCTCCGGGCCGGCCGCGGAAGAACCCCGGAGCGGATGCGGTCGCCATGGGGGATCCTCCGGTGCCTCCGGCCGCCGACTCGTCGGCCGAGGTGGAGCGCCTGATGCACGTGCTCGAACAGCGTGAGGTAGAAGAGCCACTCCTAGCAAAGGGACGTTCCGCCGGGAGATCGTAGCCCCAAGGTCTCCCCAATGCTCTTCCCGAAAGACTCGACTTCTGGGGGGGCGCCATGAAGCGGTCGGGTGGTCTTCTTCGTCAGTGTCTTCGCTGCTTTGGCGGACGGGGAGCAGCTCACGCCGAGTCTACGTTTGTTCGTCGGGGCGCAGTGGCGGCGTTTAGGCGATCGCGCCGGCGGAGCGTAGGCGCGCGATCTCGCTCGTGTCGAAGCCCGCTTCGGCGAGGAGCTCATCGGTGTGCTCGCCAAACCCGGGAGCGTGTCGCCGGATCTCCGTGTTCTGCTCGTCGAACCGGGCGGCCGGTCGTGCCTGCCGCATCGGACCGCCGATTGGGTGCTCCGCTTCGACGACCAAGCCGTTCTCTGCGATCTGGGGATGCGCGATGAGTCCGGCGCGATCGAGAACGGGCGCACAGGGGACGTCTTCCGCTTCGAGCCGCTCGAGCCAGTCCGCGCTCGTCTTCGTCTGAAGGACGTCCTGCAGCATCGTGAGTCGTTCGCCGGCATGCGCCACTCGCCCCCCCGGCGTCGCGAAGCGCTCGTCCTGTAGCCAGTCGAGCTTGTCGATTGCCAGGCAGAGGCCCTTCCACTCGGAATCGGAAACGGCGCCGGCGGTGATGAAGCCGTCGGACGTCTCGAAAACGAGATCCTGCGCGTAGCGCGCGCCGGGGTGGCTGACGTCGTTGCCGACCCACGTGTAGCCAGCCATCCCCTCGGGCCAGTGGAACTCGACCGTCGCGTCGAGCATTGAGAGGCGGAGGTGCTGCCCCTTGCCGGTGCGCGTCCTTGCGAAGAGCGCGGCGGTGATCGCCTGGGCCGCGGTGATGGCCGTGAGCTTGTCGGGCACGATGAGTCGCATCATGCGCGGCCGCCCGGTGGCGCGGTCGGCCTGGATTGCGGCGAGGCCGGACAGCGCCTGAACGACCGGGTCGTAAACGCGCTTGTGCGCGTAGGGGCCGGATTCGCCGAAGCCGCTGATGGAGACGTAGATCAGTTCGGGGTTCGCGGCCCGCAGAACGTCCGCACCGATCCCCATGCGCTCGACGGCGCCCGGCCGGAAGTTCTGCACGAGCACGTCCGCCCGGCGAACGAGACCCGCGAGGACGGTGCGGCCTTCCTTACGTTTCAAGTCGATGATGATCGAGCGCTTGTTCCGGTTCGACGTCGCGAATGTCGACGACATCCCGTTCTTCATGGCGCCCATATGGCGGACGAGATCCCCGAGGCCCGGGGCTTCGACCTTGATGACGTCGGCCCCCTGGTCGCCGAGAATCCGAGTCGATACAGGGCCCGAAATCATCGTGGTCAGGTCGATTACGCGAACGCCTTCGAGGGGTCCTGGCATGCACCGTTCCTATCGCGCGCTGAACCCGTGGGCCAATCGCTTCGGTACAAGAATTCCGCTCGGATTCGTGGGTTCCCCTGTTGATTTAACCCTGCCGGAGGCGCGACACTGCGGATTCTTCGCCAAATTCCAAACAGGAGGAGTCCCGAATGTCCGACCAGTCCATCAGCCCGGCAGGCGAGAAGTTCGACCTGCCGCAGCAGTCCGAGTATGCCGCCGAGTTTCAACGTCTGAAGAAGCTGGCCGACAAGGCTCGCAAAGAAGGAAAAGAAGTCGTCGTCGTGATGGGCGTGGGCTTCGTTGGCGCGGTCATGGCGGCCATCGTCGCGGACACGGTGGACAAGAAGGGCAAGCCCTCGAAGTTCGTGATCGGCTGCCAGCGCCCGAGCCCGCGCAGCTTCTGGAAGATCCCGCTGCTGAACAAGGGTGAATCGCCGGTCAAAGCGGAGGATCCGGAAGTCGATCCGATGATCGCGCGCACGGTTCTCAAGAAGAAGACGCTGACGGCGACCTTCAACAGTGACTGTTTGAAGCTCGCGGACTGCGTCGTCGTCGACGTGCAGTGCGACTATTCGAAGAACGACCTCGGGAACATGCGTACCGGCGAGGTCGAGATGGCCGCGCTCGAGGCGACGATCCAGACAATCGGCGAACGCATCCCCGCGAAGTGTCTCACCCTGATCGAGACGACGGTGGCTCCGGGTACGACGGAGTTCGTCGCGCTGCCGATTCTTCAGAAGTGCTTCGCGAAGCGAAAGATGTCGTCGACGCCGCTCCTCTCCCACAGCTACGAGCGCGTGATGCCGGGCAAGCAGTACGTCGCGAGTATCCGTGACTTCTGGCGCGTGTGCTCGGGTTGCACGCCGCCGGCCCGCAAGCGCGTCGTGAAGTTCCTGACCGAGGTGCTCAACACGGATGAGTTCCCGCTGACCGTCATGGACCGGCCGATCGAGTCCGAGACCGCGAAGATCGTGGAGAACTCGTACCGGGCGACGACCCTTGCGTTCATGCACGAGTGGAGCCTGTTCTCGGAGCGGAACGGGGTCGATCTCACGAAGGTGATCGATGCGATCAAGGTCCGTCCGACCCACAACAACATGATCTTCCCCGGCCCGGGCATCGGTGGGTATTGCCTGCCGAAGGACGGTGGCCTCGGCTACTGGGCCTACAAGCACATTCTCGGGTTCGACGACGGCGATGAAGTGTTCAAGATGAGCACGACCGCCATCGACATCAACGATACGCGCGGCCTGCACGTGGCAACCCTGACGCGTGACGCTCTGCGGAACATGGCTCGGTACATCGCGGGCGCCGAGATCGCGGTGCTCGGGGCGAGTTATCGCCAGGACGTCGGAGATACGCGGTACTCCGGCTCCGAGGTCGTCGTTCGGCGCCTCGTGGAGATGGGCGCCGAGGTCCGCGTGAACGACCCGTACGTCGACCACTGGTTCGAGTTCGAGTCGCAGAGCACCTACCCGGCACCGGGCCACTCGCTCTCGCGTTTCTTCCGCAACCAGGACGGCCTGACGGATCTTCGCGTCGAGCCGTCGATCGCGAAGGCGCTCAAGGGCGTCGAGGCGGTCGTGCTGGCGGTGCCGCATGAGCCGTACCTGAAGCTCACGCCGGCGAAGGTGGTGAAGATGGCCGGTGGACCGATCGCGGTCGTCGACTGCTTCGGCATCTTGAGCGACGCCGACATCCGGAAGTACTTCGAGCTCGGCTGTGAGGTCAAAGGCCTCGGTCGCGGGCACATTCAGCGCATCAAGGCCGAAGTTCGCGGCTAGCGACACCGTTTCAAGGGGCTGCCGGGAAACCGGCGGCCCCTTTTTTCGTTCGAGGGGCGATGACGCGATCGACGATCAAGATTCTGGTTGCCGGCGCCGCCATCGCGGTGGCGACGATCTTCGCCACGCAGCACGTGCTGAGCCTGTTTCCCTCGGGCACGGACGCGACGCAGGCGTCCGAGGAGGCGAGCTTCCTCGCTCATCTCCTCCTGCCGCTCTCGGTGACGCTGCTCATCTTCGTGGTGATTGCAGCGATCGGCGGTGTCGTCCGGCTCGTTCGCGCGCTTCTCGGTTACGATTCGGGGGAAGAGCCGGGGCCGGAGCCGTAGGCCGGCTCCCGTAGGGCGCATGGCAGTGCGCAGGTCGCCTCAGCTTGCGCCGCAGCGATCGGGCATGCATTTGATTTGAATGGTGCGGCTTTCCGCGCCGTCAACCCAGAGGCCCTGATGCGCGATCCCGAGCAGCCCAGCCGAAAAACGAGAACCTTCGAGGAACTGCTGGGTGCGGGCGTTGCGCTTGCCGGCGCGCTCTTCGTGATGGCCAGCGTGCTCCTTTCGAGCACGGCGATGTCGGGCTGTGGCCCCTGCTGGCCGGGGCCCTGCGCCGACGCCGAGACGGAGACGGACGACAGCGCGACTCCGACCCCCACCGACGACCCGACGCCGACGCCTGTCGGCGAGACGCAGTGTGAGCTCACCCGAACGACGCAGCCCGTGGATGAGGATGTCTGGCAGAGCCGGGCCGAGGGGTGTCCCCGGATTCAGCTCTCCGCCGACGCCACGCGGTTCGACACCGACGCGTTTTGCGAGTCGGGCCTCCGCGTCAGCGGTGAAGGGGACGCGCCGTTCTTCCGCTACACGTGCAATGCCTCAGGGCCCTGGAAGCTCGCCGTGCCGGTCTTCGACACCCAGAACCCGGACGAACTCACGTTGGACCTGAGTTGCGAGGGTGAGATCCCGCAGAACCAGGACTACGTGAATGGCATCGTGCTGGAGGGGATCCTCTTCGAAGAGAACCGGAACGACATCCGCGACGCGGTCGCCGCGTGGGAAGACATGTGCTTCGACGCCGTCGAGGGTACCGACGCGTACACCGAGTGCGCCGCGGTCTGTGCCGGCGACCGGACCGTGCGCGAGGGGCTCGAGAGCCTGGGCATGCTGGATACGCTGATGCCCGAAGTCGACTGCTACCTGAAGCTCTTCGACAGCTTTACCGACGTGATCGACGCGGACATCCCCTCGACCGATGGGAACGTGACGGGAGTCTCCGTTTGCGGTTGTCGGCCGAATGCGGAGTATGTCGATTGTCTGGACTCGACGCCGTGCTTCACGGGGTCCGAAGAATACGATGGATCTTGCGGGGCGACCTGCTGGTCGGCGAATGGCACCGAGTCCGGCTCCTGCACGACGCCCTGATCACGGCCTCGAGCCGAGGCCCGAAGGAAATCGATGAAGCACAATCAGATCGAGGGTCCCAAGCGCTTCGACGAGTATGTCGTTGCAGCCGTCGGAATCGCCGGCGCCGCGCTCGTCATCGTAAGCGTCGTCATCTCGAGCGCGACGATCTCCGCGTGTGGGCCCTGCTGGCCGGGCCCGTGTGTCGATGCGACGGCCACCCCGACGCCTACCCCGACGGCCACGCCCAACCCCGAGTGCACGTTGGGCCGCGACACTGACCTGATCAGTGCGGACCTCTGGCAGGCCGACACGTCCAGCTGTCCGCGCCTCCTCCTCGACGCCACCGACCCGAATTACGATTCCGATGAGCTTTGCGAAGTGGGGGGACGAACCGATGGCGACGACACGACGTTCGTCCTTCGGTACGACTGCAACGCGTCGGATGCCTGGATGCTCGCCGCAGCGGTACCGGGCACCGTGACCGTCGATGGCATCGACGTCACGTCCCGCAGCCTCTCCAAGGCGTGTCCGAGTGAGGTCGCCCAGTCCGAGAATTTCCTGAATGGGAAAGAGATGGAGCCGGTTCTCTGGGAACGCGACGGAGTCGAGGTCGCGGAGGTGACCGCAGCGTGGGAGGAAGGCTGTGCGTCGAGTGAGGCGACCGACGAGCGGCTGAGCCTCTGCAGCCAGGTGTGCGGCGGGACGCTGCCTCTCCGTGAGGCGCTTGCCGATGCGGGAATTGAAACGACCAGTGCGGTCGACTGCTACCTGGCCTTGTACGACACGCTGCCCCCGCACGACGGAACCGCGACGCTCAGTACCGACGAGCAGTTCGAGATGAACACGTTGTGCGCCTGCGTTCCGAACACGTTCTTCCTGGACTGTGTGAGCCAGGACTGCTTGACGGGCACGACCTACGACACCGGGTGCGGCGAGATCTGCTGGGTGATGTTCCCGACTTCGTCTGGCGAGTGCCGATTGCCTTGATCTCCTGAGCTCCGCCGCTGCGGACACACGCCGAAGTCGTGGTACGGGGTCGTGGCATGAGGGATCGTGGTCGGGGCGGAACGATACTGCTGTTCCTGCTCGTTCTTGGGCTGTTCGCGACGGTCGGTTCAGCTCCGCGCGCCGTGGCGTGGTCAGCTCGGGCTCCACCATCACCAGTGGCTGACCGCGTCGACCCTCCTGTTCAGCAAGAACTGGTACCGCGAGGGCGTCGTGCCGCTGCGCATGATGATGCTCGAGGAGCCCCGCTCGGGAGAGGCGCAGGGGATCGCGGACCGCTCTCCGTATGTGTCGTTCCCGCCCGGTGCGGTCGTGCCCGTTTACCTGCTCGCGCGCGTGACGGGCCAGGAGCCCTCGGCATCGTCGATCATGGCGCTCGGTCTGGCGAATCAGCTGGGGATCTTGCTGCTGCTCGCGGCAACGGCGCTCGTCAGCCTGCGCGCCCTCGGGGTCTCCGGTGTATGGAGACTCGTTCTGGGCGGCGTTCCTCCCTTCCTCTACTTGTACGCTCCGGCGCCGTTCTACTTTCACCAGAACGTCTACTTCGCAGACCAGGCCGTGATCCTGCCGTTCGCGCTCGTGCTCTTTCTCGAGGCGAGACGGATGGCCGGGCGCACGTCGACGGCCGCCGATGTGGCGATGGCCGGGGCACTGTTCTGGGGCGCGTTCACCGACTGGCTGTTCCTGCCGATTGCGGCATCGCTCTGGCTCGTGCGCCTGTTCGGCGGGGACCTCGGTCGTGGCCTCGCGCAGATCGTGCGCCGGTCCGCGATCCTGTTCGCGCCGGTCGTCCTCGCTCTCGGACTGTTCGCCGTTCAACTGGTCGCGGCGGGTCAGCTGGATACGTTGTCGGGCCGCTTCGGTGTGGTCGCCGGCCTGGGAGGGGGGGTGCCTCCGTCGTTTGGTGAACTGGCGTACGCCGTGTTCGTGACGCAGGTCGATTCGGGGTACGGCTCGAGTGCGCTGGTGGCGATCGCTGTCGGCATCGCGCTGGCGGTGTTTCTCGTGACGAGGTTGCTTGGATCCTCTTCAGCCGAGGCTTCGGGTGAACGCGAGGGTGCAGACCGGCTTACGGGGGTGGCGCTCGTGGTTCGCCTCCTCGTGCTCGCGACTCTGCCGTGCGTGATCTACGCGATGGTCGTTCCGATTCACACGGTCGGTCACGACTTCAGCGCACTGAAGCTCGGCCCCACGCTCGCGCTGGGGCCGTTCTGCTTGATCCCGGCGGCGGTCGTCCGTTTCGCCGAGCGGTCGTTCTCGGCGCCGAGACTCCGCTGGGTCCTGGTCCTGCCGGTGGCCGTCGCTCTTTGGCATTTCTCCGCGGCCGATCGTCGATCGTCGTTCCCTGAGCCGTGGGAAGCCCTGCCGGAACTCGCAGCCTTCTTCGAGGAGCACGTGGGCTGGGAGGATGCGGTCTTCTCGCCGGACTTCGTGATCCGTCGCCATCCGCCCCACCTCCTCGCGTACACGATGAAGCGGGTTCGGGTGGCCTCGTCCCTGCGCGACGTGCAGGCCTGGGCGGCCGAGAATTCGGGCCATCCCGGGCCCTTTGTGCTCGTTTCGATCGACCCCGATGGCCCGGGGGTCGGCGCGTACGCCGAGGCTCTCCGCGTACGGGAGGTGGGCGCAATCCGCTGGGCGCGGCTGAGCCGGTCCGAGCTCGATCGGCTCATGGGTGCGGAGCCGCTGCCCGTTCGTTCGCCTCAGGCTCTCCCCTGAGCTAACGACGAGGCGGGATGGGGAAGGCGGTCGCGGCGGTCGGGATCATCGTCCTTGGGGCGCTCCTGGCGTGTACCAACAATCCGTATCCCGACGCGGACTCTGGTCGGAAGGTGCTCTACCGCACCATGCGGAAGAGCCCGCCCAAGACCCTCGATCCGGCCGTGGCCTACTCGGTCGTCGATCACATCGTCACCGGCTCCGTGTACGACACCCTGCTGGACTACGACTACCTCGCGCGCCCGTACCGGCTGATTCCGGGTCTCGTCGAGAAGATCCCGGTCGAGGTCGCGAATGATGATGGGACCTGGTCCCTGTCCTTTCGCCTCCGTCCGGATCTCCTGTATTCCGATGACGAGTGCTTTGAGGCAGGCCGCCCGGGCGCACCGACGCGGAACATTCTGGCTGCGGATGTCGCGTTCGAGCTAATGCGGATCGCGGATCCCTCCGTGGGGAGCCCGGTGGGGGCCGTCTTCTCGCGGGTTCGGGGTTTCGAAGACTTCACGGCGCGCCTGCAGGCTTTGCGCGATGCCGATCCGGCGTTTGCCCAGAGACGCATCGACGAGCAGTACCGCGAGGCGGGAGGGATCGATGGCGCTCGGGTGCACTCCGATCTCGACCTCGAGATCGTTCTGACGGAGTCCTTCCCCCAGCTCTCGTATTGGTTCGCGATGGAGTTCACGACACCGGTGCCGTGGGAGGCCGTCGCGTATTACGACGGGGAGGACGGCCGGGACCTTTTCTCGGAGCACGCCGTTTCGACCGGGCCGTTTCGTCTCACGCGGTACGACAAGCGGGCACGCATCTCTCTGGTGCGAAACGAGAACTGGTACGGCGTGCGACATCCGGAGTGGCGTGCGCCCGGCGCGATCTATCCGACGCGTGGGAGCGCGGAAGACCGCGCGCGCGGGTTGCTCGACCCGCGCTACGTAGGACGGCCCCTCCCGTTTCTCGACGGGGTCGAGCTGGTCTTCGAGAACGAGCAGATCCCCGGCTTCAACAAGTTCCTCCAGGGCTATTACGACTACTCCGCCATCATCGAGGAGACGTTCGATCAGGTCGTGTCGGAAGGCGGACTCACTCCGAGCATGGAGGCGATGGGTGTCCGCCTGTCGAAGGCGCCGAGCCCGTCCATCTACTACGTCGGCTTCAACATGGACGATCCGGTCGTCGGGCGTGACGGCGATTCGCGGTCGCGCCTCCTCCGCCACGCGATGAGCCTCGCAATCGATAGCGAGGAGT contains the following coding sequences:
- a CDS encoding ABC transporter substrate-binding protein — its product is MGKAVAAVGIIVLGALLACTNNPYPDADSGRKVLYRTMRKSPPKTLDPAVAYSVVDHIVTGSVYDTLLDYDYLARPYRLIPGLVEKIPVEVANDDGTWSLSFRLRPDLLYSDDECFEAGRPGAPTRNILAADVAFELMRIADPSVGSPVGAVFSRVRGFEDFTARLQALRDADPAFAQRRIDEQYREAGGIDGARVHSDLDLEIVLTESFPQLSYWFAMEFTTPVPWEAVAYYDGEDGRDLFSEHAVSTGPFRLTRYDKRARISLVRNENWYGVRHPEWRAPGAIYPTRGSAEDRARGLLDPRYVGRPLPFLDGVELVFENEQIPGFNKFLQGYYDYSAIIEETFDQVVSEGGLTPSMEAMGVRLSKAPSPSIYYVGFNMDDPVVGRDGDSRSRLLRHAMSLAIDSEEFIRLFFNDRGIPAESPLPPGIFGHEDGLGNPFRRFDLAGAREVLAEAGYPRGLDPETARPLHLVLTTGDTSARSRLRYQFLVDSWRRIGVDVEISSTNYNQFQDVLRRGAYQVFFFGWAADYPDPENFLVQLWGELGKSKSGGSNSANFDNVEYNGLFLEMRNMPDGPERLAVIRRMLEILRVERPWIEIFTPEEYVLSHGWLQNLKSFGMSVPMMQYLDVEEERRAERRVAWNQPVEWPAWVLAALVVAAVVPAVVTFLRERQ
- a CDS encoding zinc metalloprotease, yielding MSLCRVSSVTPVFIVCALLLLITRAEAAPSEPAFAVGGESFATWRDYYTSNYFEQTGKRCGKPKSVIPQSVAPSDCTFSLTIPSTDYDTVDIYEVPVVVHIIEHSNGQGQISDALVNSQIDVLNEDFRALAGTPGAPGYDVGIQFALASTDPSGNPTTGITRTVNNTWFGDSGTYYDTLAWNTAEYMNIYTNDAGGYLGYVPNLPQGGLAGSNVDRVVILWSAFGRNSLGGPPYDQGRTLTHEVGHYLGLEHTFSGGCASATPPNCYSSGDLICDTNSEASSNFGCSVGANSCSSLDPIENYMDYSDDTCMDRFTDEQSHRIRCSLLNYRSDLYAISNPGVCGNDVIEPGEACDGSDPGNCPTGVCDPDCTCEDPVCGNNVLEVGEVCDGTDDAACPGECTGACECPTTCGNGVCDAGEDATICAADCGCAAPGACGVQAPDGCYCDEGCVGLGDCCADACSACTIGCSLVATCGSTPTTPCRDTSPLGATLTIKDSANDAKDKLIFKIKRGDATATADFLDPLTAGSTASLCVYDSSATTQPLLGASVASGGVCAGKDCWKPRSTTGFKYVNKSGDPSGITTLQLKQGMAGKAQVQAKAKGTLLETPALPLQFPVTVQFLIDDGVTTSCWESEFSTALRNDAVQVKAKGP
- a CDS encoding acetyl-CoA hydrolase/transferase C-terminal domain-containing protein; this encodes MSDWRHHYESNLQSPEEAVAAIPDGSLILQGNAVGEPRAVLGAIAGRARAGGWRKIRMGSLLPTKHSAETIFAPDLAEVIEWTSFFSSGVDRARIGSGAAQFVPVQFHQMPRVIRDYTEVDVAVVCVSRVDKWGYVSLGTNVDTNLASIEKARYVIAEVNRHMPRVHGSGWVHVSEFDAIVEHDEPVMELPVPPEREEDAAMGKIISEMIPNGATIQLGIGGVPNAVAKSLMQHRDLGIHTEMFVDAMADLIESGVANGSRKATHVGKAIFAFAAGSKRMYDFLDDNPCLEAHPVDYTNHPANIAKNDGLISVNATIQIDLTGQCCSESMGAAQFSGTGGQLDFVRGAFDAGGKSIIAFYSTAKNGAVSRVVPRLTEGAVVTTPRTDVHYVVSEYGVARLKGRSTRERAEALISLAHPKFREDLTRSAAEMGYLAG
- a CDS encoding CoA transferase, with amino-acid sequence MPGPLEGVRVIDLTTMISGPVSTRILGDQGADVIKVEAPGLGDLVRHMGAMKNGMSSTFATSNRNKRSIIIDLKRKEGRTVLAGLVRRADVLVQNFRPGAVERMGIGADVLRAANPELIYVSISGFGESGPYAHKRVYDPVVQALSGLAAIQADRATGRPRMMRLIVPDKLTAITAAQAITAALFARTRTGKGQHLRLSMLDATVEFHWPEGMAGYTWVGNDVSHPGARYAQDLVFETSDGFITAGAVSDSEWKGLCLAIDKLDWLQDERFATPGGRVAHAGERLTMLQDVLQTKTSADWLERLEAEDVPCAPVLDRAGLIAHPQIAENGLVVEAEHPIGGPMRQARPAARFDEQNTEIRRHAPGFGEHTDELLAEAGFDTSEIARLRSAGAIA
- a CDS encoding UDP binding domain-containing protein; the protein is MSDQSISPAGEKFDLPQQSEYAAEFQRLKKLADKARKEGKEVVVVMGVGFVGAVMAAIVADTVDKKGKPSKFVIGCQRPSPRSFWKIPLLNKGESPVKAEDPEVDPMIARTVLKKKTLTATFNSDCLKLADCVVVDVQCDYSKNDLGNMRTGEVEMAALEATIQTIGERIPAKCLTLIETTVAPGTTEFVALPILQKCFAKRKMSSTPLLSHSYERVMPGKQYVASIRDFWRVCSGCTPPARKRVVKFLTEVLNTDEFPLTVMDRPIESETAKIVENSYRATTLAFMHEWSLFSERNGVDLTKVIDAIKVRPTHNNMIFPGPGIGGYCLPKDGGLGYWAYKHILGFDDGDEVFKMSTTAIDINDTRGLHVATLTRDALRNMARYIAGAEIAVLGASYRQDVGDTRYSGSEVVVRRLVEMGAEVRVNDPYVDHWFEFESQSTYPAPGHSLSRFFRNQDGLTDLRVEPSIAKALKGVEAVVLAVPHEPYLKLTPAKVVKMAGGPIAVVDCFGILSDADIRKYFELGCEVKGLGRGHIQRIKAEVRG